One window of Desulfarculus baarsii DSM 2075 genomic DNA carries:
- a CDS encoding PaaI family thioesterase codes for MGVFDAPPLNDDGGCFACGRNNPVGLGMRVGFEDGAAVCRIVLPAHYQGWPGIAHGGVVATLLDEIMAHALIKSGSHGVTTGMEIAYKAPLMLEREVVVLGRVVELKSRLAVTHGEVRQADGDVLLAQATARFLLRKGGQ; via the coding sequence ATGGGCGTCTTTGACGCGCCGCCGCTGAACGACGACGGCGGTTGCTTTGCTTGCGGCCGCAACAACCCGGTGGGCCTGGGCATGCGCGTGGGCTTCGAGGATGGCGCGGCCGTCTGCCGCATCGTCTTGCCGGCCCACTATCAGGGCTGGCCGGGCATCGCCCACGGCGGGGTGGTGGCCACGCTGCTGGATGAAATCATGGCCCACGCCCTGATCAAATCGGGCAGCCATGGCGTGACCACTGGCATGGAGATCGCCTACAAGGCCCCGCTGATGCTGGAACGTGAGGTCGTCGTGCTGGGCCGGGTGGTCGAGCTGAAATCGCGTCTGGCCGTCACCCACGGCGAGGTGCGCCAGGCCGATGGCGACGTGCTCCTGGCCCAGGCCACGGCGCGCTTTTTGCTGCGCAAGGGCGGCCAGTGA
- a CDS encoding 23S rRNA (pseudouridine(1915)-N(3))-methyltransferase RlmH: MTGLALLTVGRPSAGYIADGLADYAGRMKGYGGLELLCVRAAKAVKSRPPAQLMDEEAGRILQKLDPRDMVWALDVAGRPWSSQRWADELAAARLDGRRRVVLLVGGHLGFGPAALARADRRVSLGAQTMAHELAALVVAEQIYRACAILAGAPYHRA, from the coding sequence GTGACCGGCCTGGCCCTGTTGACGGTGGGTCGGCCCTCGGCCGGCTACATTGCCGACGGCCTGGCCGATTATGCCGGGCGCATGAAGGGTTACGGCGGGCTGGAGCTGCTGTGCGTCAGGGCGGCCAAGGCCGTCAAAAGCCGTCCGCCGGCCCAGCTCATGGACGAAGAAGCCGGGCGCATCTTGCAAAAGCTCGACCCGCGTGACATGGTCTGGGCCCTTGACGTGGCTGGCCGGCCGTGGTCCAGCCAGCGTTGGGCCGACGAACTGGCCGCGGCCCGTCTGGATGGCCGGCGGCGGGTGGTGTTGCTGGTGGGCGGGCATCTGGGCTTTGGCCCGGCGGCGCTGGCCCGGGCCGACAGGCGCGTCAGTCTGGGCGCCCAGACCATGGCCCACGAACTGGCCGCCCTGGTCGTCGCCGAACAAATCTACCGCGCCTGCGCCATCCTGGCCGGCGCGCCCTACCACCGCGCCTGA
- a CDS encoding ANTAR domain-containing protein yields MNGGIRVVVVGREPGLVQHWAEALSADGCLVDACAGGFGLARRLCRQSDAEVAVLDGALPREPEKLKRLRQSVAVICLGPNAHQRCQADAMLPAPAAPELLRAVVRLIVGNRRRLAELALRAAALRREIEQHKSMERAKGRLMVAFGFSPAQAEQRLLGMAQRLEISPARAAELILGQ; encoded by the coding sequence TTGAACGGGGGGATCAGGGTCGTGGTCGTCGGGCGTGAGCCCGGCTTGGTGCAACACTGGGCCGAGGCGCTGTCGGCCGATGGCTGCCTGGTGGATGCCTGCGCCGGCGGTTTTGGTCTGGCCCGCCGCCTTTGCCGCCAAAGCGACGCCGAGGTGGCCGTGCTCGATGGCGCCCTGCCCCGCGAGCCGGAAAAGCTCAAACGCCTGCGGCAAAGCGTGGCCGTGATCTGCCTGGGCCCCAACGCCCACCAGCGGTGCCAAGCCGACGCCATGCTGCCCGCGCCGGCCGCGCCAGAGCTGCTGCGGGCGGTGGTGCGCCTGATCGTCGGCAATCGCCGCCGCCTGGCCGAACTGGCCCTGCGAGCCGCGGCCCTGCGCCGCGAGATCGAACAACACAAATCCATGGAGCGGGCCAAGGGCCGCCTTATGGTGGCCTTTGGCTTTTCGCCGGCCCAGGCCGAACAACGCCTGCTGGGCATGGCCCAGCGCCTGGAAATCTCCCCAGCGCGAGCCGCCGAGTTGATCCTGGGCCAGTGA
- a CDS encoding ATP-binding protein, whose product MSQHDLDGPPPQWPPDCAAVARTVCHRVKNDLQMLMNLLVLAEAGAGTPQELSEAVQKRLSALGAVYTLIADEGRQPTAQALAREVARRVLARHGLAPAINTEGDPLPLSLRLCSPLALWLGEVIDNAVCHGRAADGAARLAFLAGRDDDETWLAVGDAGPGLPPRFDIEAHAGLGLRLAMAVAQRDLGGAMTLHSERGGVTARLCVPEREFRRLSTEAWR is encoded by the coding sequence TTGAGCCAGCACGATCTCGACGGCCCGCCGCCCCAATGGCCGCCAGACTGCGCGGCGGTGGCCAGGACGGTCTGCCACCGCGTCAAAAACGACCTCCAGATGCTGATGAACCTGCTGGTCCTGGCCGAGGCCGGGGCCGGCACGCCACAGGAGCTCTCGGAGGCCGTGCAAAAACGCCTTTCGGCCCTGGGCGCGGTCTACACGCTCATCGCCGACGAGGGCCGTCAGCCCACGGCCCAGGCCCTGGCCCGCGAGGTGGCCAGGCGGGTGCTGGCCCGTCATGGCCTGGCCCCGGCCATCAACACCGAAGGCGATCCGCTGCCGTTGAGCCTGCGCCTGTGCTCACCGCTGGCCCTGTGGCTGGGCGAGGTCATCGACAACGCCGTGTGCCATGGCCGGGCGGCCGACGGCGCGGCCAGGCTCGCCTTCCTGGCCGGCCGCGACGATGACGAGACTTGGCTGGCCGTCGGCGACGCCGGGCCGGGCTTGCCGCCGCGCTTCGATATCGAAGCCCATGCCGGCCTGGGCCTGCGTCTGGCCATGGCCGTGGCCCAGCGCGATCTGGGCGGGGCCATGACGTTGCACTCCGAACGCGGGGGCGTGACGGCCAGGCTGTGCGTGCCCGAGCGTGAATTCCGGCGGCTGTCCACCGAGGCTTGGCGCTAG
- a CDS encoding NifU family protein: MKQRVQEALDKIRPALQKDGGDVKLVDVSDDGVVKVQLQGACHGCPMSQMTLKMGIEKVLKQNVPEVQKVESV; encoded by the coding sequence ATGAAACAACGAGTGCAAGAAGCGCTGGACAAAATACGCCCCGCCCTGCAAAAAGACGGCGGTGATGTCAAACTGGTCGACGTCAGCGATGACGGCGTGGTCAAGGTGCAGCTCCAGGGGGCTTGCCACGGCTGCCCCATGAGCCAGATGACGCTGAAGATGGGCATCGAAAAGGTGCTGAAGCAAAACGTGCCCGAGGTGCAGAAAGTCGAGTCGGTCTAG
- a CDS encoding phosphoribosylaminoimidazolesuccinocarboxamide synthase: protein MPEKPVIQTNLEGVPLVGRGKVRDIYDLGEHLLIVASDRVSAFDVIMPDPIPDKGKVLTQISLFWFEQMADLTANHLVAWEVADFPKQLHKFADQLAGRSMLVKKARPLAIEAIVRGYITGTGWKDYQATGQVCGYKLPQGLQESQKLDEPLFTPSTKADLGLHDENIDMQQAAKIVGDETARQVAQRALAIYGRARDYAAGRGIIIADTKFEFGFHDGQLILIDEVLTPDSSRFWPADDYAPGRGQKSFDKQFLRDYLESIGFAKKPPAPKLPAEVIEGTRARYLEALTRITGQGLK, encoded by the coding sequence ATGCCTGAAAAGCCCGTTATTCAGACCAACCTGGAAGGCGTGCCCCTGGTCGGCCGCGGCAAGGTCCGCGACATTTACGACCTGGGCGAGCACCTGCTCATCGTCGCCTCCGACCGCGTCAGCGCCTTCGACGTGATCATGCCCGACCCCATCCCCGACAAGGGCAAGGTGCTCACCCAGATATCGCTGTTTTGGTTCGAACAGATGGCCGACCTGACCGCCAACCATCTGGTGGCCTGGGAAGTGGCCGATTTTCCCAAACAACTGCACAAATTCGCCGACCAACTCGCCGGGCGTTCCATGCTGGTCAAAAAGGCCCGGCCCCTGGCCATCGAGGCCATCGTGCGCGGCTACATCACCGGCACCGGCTGGAAGGACTATCAGGCCACCGGCCAGGTCTGCGGCTACAAGCTGCCCCAGGGCCTGCAAGAGAGCCAAAAGCTCGACGAACCCCTGTTCACCCCCAGCACCAAGGCCGACCTGGGCCTGCACGACGAAAACATCGACATGCAACAGGCCGCCAAAATCGTCGGTGACGAGACCGCCCGGCAAGTGGCCCAGCGGGCCCTGGCCATCTACGGCCGGGCCAGGGACTACGCCGCCGGTCGCGGCATCATCATCGCCGACACCAAGTTCGAGTTCGGCTTTCACGACGGCCAGCTGATCCTCATCGATGAGGTGCTGACCCCCGATTCCAGCCGCTTCTGGCCGGCCGACGACTACGCCCCCGGCCGCGGCCAAAAGAGCTTTGACAAACAATTCCTGCGCGATTACCTGGAAAGCATCGGCTTCGCCAAAAAGCCGCCCGCGCCCAAGCTGCCGGCCGAAGTGATCGAGGGAACCCGCGCCCGCTATCTGGAGGCCCTGACCCGCATCACCGGTCAGGGGCTCAAGTAA
- the mdh gene encoding malate dehydrogenase, which produces MVGKITVIGAGNVGATCAQRAAEKELADVVLVDVVEGMPQGKALDLCEAAPVEKHDARLLGTNDYADTAGSDVIIVTAGIARKPGMSRDDLIKTNAGIVKATVERAAPLSPEAVIIVVSNPLDAMCHVALKASGMPPRQVIGMAGVLDSARFRYFIAEALDVSVENTHAFVLGGHGDTMVPLPRFSTVAGIPITELLPADKIAALCQRTAQGGAEIVSLLKTGSAYYAPASAAVEMAEAILKDKKKILPCAAYLQGQYGYNDLYIGVPVKLGKGGVLDVVEIKLTADEKAALDNSAGAVQKLVELLAELGY; this is translated from the coding sequence ATGGTCGGGAAAATAACGGTTATCGGGGCCGGCAACGTGGGGGCCACCTGCGCCCAGCGCGCCGCCGAAAAAGAACTGGCCGACGTGGTGTTGGTGGACGTGGTCGAGGGCATGCCCCAAGGCAAGGCCCTGGACCTGTGCGAGGCCGCGCCGGTGGAAAAACACGACGCCCGTCTGCTCGGGACCAACGATTACGCCGACACCGCCGGATCGGACGTGATCATCGTCACCGCCGGCATCGCCCGCAAGCCGGGCATGAGCCGCGACGATCTGATCAAAACCAACGCCGGCATCGTCAAGGCCACCGTGGAGCGGGCCGCGCCGCTATCACCGGAGGCGGTGATCATCGTCGTCTCCAACCCCCTCGACGCCATGTGCCACGTGGCCCTCAAGGCCAGCGGCATGCCGCCCCGACAGGTCATCGGCATGGCCGGCGTGCTCGATTCGGCCCGCTTCCGTTATTTCATCGCCGAGGCGCTGGATGTCAGCGTCGAAAACACCCACGCCTTCGTGCTGGGCGGCCACGGCGACACCATGGTGCCTTTGCCGCGTTTTTCCACCGTGGCCGGCATCCCCATCACCGAGCTTTTGCCCGCCGACAAGATCGCCGCGCTCTGCCAGCGCACGGCCCAGGGCGGCGCCGAGATCGTGAGCCTGCTGAAAACCGGCAGCGCCTACTACGCCCCGGCCAGCGCCGCCGTGGAGATGGCCGAGGCCATCCTCAAGGACAAAAAGAAGATCCTGCCCTGCGCGGCCTATTTGCAGGGCCAATACGGCTACAACGACCTCTACATCGGCGTGCCGGTCAAGCTGGGCAAGGGCGGCGTGCTGGATGTGGTCGAGATCAAACTGACCGCCGACGAAAAGGCCGCCCTCGACAATAGCGCCGGGGCCGTGCAAAAGTTGGTGGAGCTGTTGGCCGAGTTGGGCTACTAG
- a CDS encoding DHH family phosphoesterase — protein sequence MSAPKNSSAKPRGLSARVKKLLGMFNGDDHVLILIAADPDALGSALAFKRLLWRRVAGVTIASISEISRPDNQAMIRLLQIPMEPIEKIDPRAFSKKVMVDSQPHHSPRFPEPPYDVIIDHHPPIDKQQAEYEDIRPTYGATSSILTEYLQGARINLSQRLATALLYGIKTDTDSFGRPALQEDIKAFQFLYAKASQSTLRKIEFSEMRIEDLQPLQDALKSFVMRGHRLFVHLGQVASADNLVQIADFFLRVATVDACAVSGVVGQKVVVIFRNAAPRLNAGKMAQKAFGRLGAAGGHRAMARAEVPLTAIMSQFPGLDHDKLGLRIRQMIQFPNAQKRTPRPE from the coding sequence ATGAGCGCGCCCAAAAACAGTTCCGCCAAGCCACGCGGCCTGTCCGCTCGGGTCAAAAAACTTCTCGGCATGTTCAATGGCGATGACCACGTGCTCATCCTCATCGCCGCCGACCCCGACGCCCTGGGCTCGGCCCTGGCCTTCAAACGCCTGTTGTGGCGGCGGGTGGCCGGAGTGACCATCGCCTCCATCAGCGAGATCTCCCGCCCCGACAATCAGGCCATGATCCGCCTGCTGCAGATACCCATGGAGCCCATCGAGAAAATCGACCCGCGCGCCTTTTCCAAAAAAGTGATGGTCGACAGCCAGCCCCATCACAGCCCAAGGTTCCCCGAGCCGCCATACGACGTGATCATCGACCATCATCCCCCCATCGACAAACAACAAGCCGAATACGAGGATATCAGACCGACCTACGGCGCCACCAGCTCAATCCTCACCGAATATCTGCAAGGGGCGCGGATCAACCTCTCCCAGCGCCTGGCCACGGCCCTGCTCTACGGCATCAAGACCGACACCGACAGCTTCGGCCGGCCCGCCCTGCAGGAAGACATCAAGGCCTTCCAGTTCCTCTACGCCAAGGCCAGCCAGTCGACCCTGCGCAAGATCGAGTTCAGCGAGATGCGCATCGAAGACCTGCAACCGCTCCAGGACGCGCTGAAAAGTTTTGTCATGCGCGGCCACAGGTTGTTCGTCCATCTGGGCCAGGTGGCCAGCGCCGACAACCTGGTGCAGATCGCCGACTTTTTCCTGCGCGTGGCCACGGTCGACGCCTGCGCGGTCAGCGGGGTGGTGGGCCAAAAAGTGGTGGTGATCTTCCGCAACGCCGCGCCTCGGCTCAACGCCGGCAAGATGGCCCAAAAGGCCTTTGGCCGGCTGGGCGCGGCCGGCGGCCATCGCGCCATGGCCCGGGCCGAGGTGCCCTTGACGGCCATCATGAGCCAGTTCCCCGGCCTGGACCACGACAAGCTGGGCCTGCGCATCCGCCAGATGATCCAGTTTCCCAACGCCCAAAAAAGAACGCCGCGGCCCGAGTGA
- a CDS encoding pyruvate carboxylase subunit B → MSDTLDWGGNPTPLKVQDLTLRDGTQSLFATRMRTEDMIPIAEQMDECGFWAMEVWGGATFDAMSRFLGEDPWERPRTLRKYAKKTPFAMLLRGQNLVGYRNYADDVARKFVDLSCEAGVNVFRTFDALNDYRNFEVVVERIKANGQHFQGTICYSLTERFMGGEVFNLDYYLDKARQLVAMEADSICVKDMAGILAPYDAYTLVRALKQAVDVPIHLHSHYTSGMASMTMLKAAEAGVDIIDTCLAPFALRTSHPAIEPILVTLENTPRDTGLSLRKLLAINEHLEKIAPKYRDFMSSTTMAQIDTGVLVHQVPGGMISNLVNQLKENKALHRLPEVYKEVAVTRKELGTPPLVTPTSQIVGVQAVLNVLFGKYKLVTNETKGLVWGLYGKTPTPVDPEVRAKVLKGYARGTEPFDGRPADVLEPEMDQAKERVKDIPGADDFDVMTSAIYDVTGTQFVKIKHGLLPMPANMKGKSLDDIAEEDKLMAECAKEVKQKLAKK, encoded by the coding sequence ATGAGCGATACCCTCGACTGGGGCGGCAACCCTACCCCACTTAAGGTTCAAGATCTCACCCTGCGCGACGGCACCCAGTCGCTTTTCGCCACCCGCATGCGCACCGAGGACATGATTCCCATCGCCGAGCAGATGGACGAGTGCGGTTTCTGGGCCATGGAGGTCTGGGGCGGGGCCACCTTCGACGCCATGAGCCGCTTCCTGGGCGAAGACCCCTGGGAGCGTCCGCGCACCCTGCGCAAATACGCCAAGAAAACGCCCTTCGCCATGCTGCTGCGCGGCCAGAACCTGGTGGGCTATCGCAACTACGCCGACGACGTGGCCCGCAAGTTCGTCGACCTGTCCTGCGAGGCCGGCGTCAACGTCTTCCGCACCTTCGACGCCCTCAACGACTACCGCAACTTCGAGGTCGTCGTCGAGCGCATCAAGGCCAACGGCCAGCACTTCCAGGGCACCATCTGCTACAGCCTCACCGAGCGCTTCATGGGCGGCGAGGTGTTCAACCTCGACTACTACCTGGACAAGGCCCGCCAGTTGGTGGCCATGGAGGCCGACTCCATCTGCGTCAAGGACATGGCCGGCATCTTGGCCCCCTACGACGCCTACACCCTGGTGCGCGCCCTCAAGCAGGCCGTGGACGTGCCCATCCACCTGCACAGCCACTACACCTCGGGCATGGCCTCGATGACCATGCTCAAGGCCGCCGAGGCCGGCGTCGACATCATCGACACCTGCCTGGCCCCCTTTGCCCTGCGCACCAGCCACCCGGCCATCGAGCCGATCCTGGTCACCCTGGAAAACACCCCGCGTGACACCGGGCTTAGCCTGCGCAAACTGCTGGCCATCAACGAGCACCTGGAGAAGATCGCCCCCAAATACCGCGACTTCATGTCCAGCACCACCATGGCCCAGATCGACACCGGCGTGCTGGTGCACCAGGTGCCCGGCGGCATGATCAGCAACCTGGTCAATCAGCTCAAGGAAAACAAGGCCTTGCACCGCCTGCCCGAGGTCTACAAGGAAGTGGCCGTCACCCGCAAGGAACTGGGCACTCCGCCCCTGGTCACCCCCACCAGCCAGATTGTCGGCGTCCAGGCCGTGCTCAACGTGCTCTTTGGCAAATACAAGCTGGTGACCAACGAGACCAAGGGCCTGGTTTGGGGCCTCTACGGCAAGACGCCCACCCCGGTCGACCCCGAGGTGCGGGCCAAGGTGCTCAAGGGCTACGCCCGCGGCACGGAGCCCTTTGACGGCCGGCCCGCCGACGTGCTCGAGCCCGAGATGGATCAGGCCAAGGAGCGGGTCAAGGACATCCCCGGCGCCGACGACTTCGACGTCATGACCAGCGCCATCTACGACGTCACCGGCACCCAGTTCGTCAAGATCAAGCATGGCCTTTTGCCCATGCCCGCCAACATGAAGGGCAAGAGCCTCGACGACATCGCCGAGGAAGACAAGCTCATGGCCGAGTGCGCCAAAGAGGTCAAGCAGAAGCTGGCCAAGAAGTAA
- a CDS encoding thioredoxin family protein, with the protein MIFARLVVIALLALLTSNAAEATPKVQYGAEPVPGMVTLIQAGYERCGFCTVMEGSIEYVAEAFKKNLAVRYVDVLHDVAFRKKYEVDAAPAQLIFGADGKLLTRHIGFCTKSELLEMLGKVGVR; encoded by the coding sequence ATGATTTTCGCTCGTCTTGTCGTCATCGCGCTCTTGGCCTTGCTGACGTCAAACGCGGCCGAAGCCACGCCCAAGGTGCAGTACGGCGCGGAGCCGGTGCCGGGCATGGTCACCCTGATCCAGGCCGGCTACGAACGATGTGGTTTCTGTACGGTGATGGAAGGCTCCATCGAATACGTGGCCGAGGCCTTCAAGAAAAACCTGGCCGTGCGCTACGTGGATGTGCTCCACGACGTGGCCTTCCGCAAGAAATACGAAGTCGACGCCGCCCCGGCCCAACTCATCTTTGGGGCCGACGGCAAGCTGCTCACCCGACACATCGGCTTTTGCACCAAGTCCGAGTTGCTGGAGATGCTGGGCAAAGTCGGCGTTCGCTAA
- a CDS encoding (Fe-S)-binding protein, protein MEYAEILHRCFRCGYCKLPSDYSDLSCPSYLKYRFETFSPGGRMWLLRGWLDGQLQTSPRLQEIIYSCAACGNCVEHCNFPKFKDHILDAFIAARGLMVEEGQVPPTVRDYFKAIQQSGNPYKAPQSARGNWAKGLDLAAYAGQEYLFYAGDVASYDERAQMMARAAVTALKERGVDFGVLGASELADGNETRVLGERMLFEVLAQANIEQWQGLGVQKIVTVDPHAYHAIRNHYPALGGQFEVFHYSQLLAPALKAQPPAGPGRAVRVAFHDPCYLGRHNGEFKAPRKALQATPGVELIELPRARKNALCCGGGGGNFFTDIVGAGPGAPARERVREAVASGAEVLAVACPNCLKMLSDAVKAENLDERLAVKDLAELALGR, encoded by the coding sequence ATGGAATACGCCGAGATCCTGCACCGCTGTTTTCGCTGCGGCTACTGCAAGCTGCCCAGCGACTACTCCGACCTCAGTTGCCCGTCATACCTTAAATATCGTTTCGAGACGTTCTCGCCGGGCGGCCGCATGTGGCTGTTGCGCGGCTGGCTGGACGGCCAATTGCAAACCAGCCCGCGCCTGCAAGAGATCATCTATTCCTGCGCGGCCTGCGGCAACTGCGTCGAACACTGTAACTTTCCCAAGTTCAAGGATCACATCCTCGACGCCTTCATCGCCGCCCGGGGGCTGATGGTCGAGGAGGGCCAGGTGCCGCCGACCGTGCGCGACTATTTCAAGGCCATCCAGCAGAGCGGCAACCCTTACAAGGCCCCGCAAAGCGCCCGCGGCAACTGGGCCAAGGGCCTGGATTTGGCCGCCTACGCCGGCCAGGAATATCTATTCTACGCCGGCGACGTGGCCTCCTACGACGAGCGGGCCCAAATGATGGCCCGCGCCGCGGTCACGGCGCTAAAAGAGCGCGGCGTGGATTTTGGCGTGCTGGGCGCCAGTGAGCTGGCCGACGGCAACGAGACGCGGGTGCTGGGCGAACGCATGCTCTTCGAGGTGCTGGCCCAGGCCAACATCGAGCAGTGGCAGGGGCTCGGCGTGCAAAAAATCGTCACCGTCGACCCCCACGCCTATCACGCCATCAGAAATCACTACCCCGCCCTGGGCGGCCAGTTCGAGGTGTTTCACTACAGCCAATTGCTGGCCCCGGCCTTGAAGGCCCAGCCGCCGGCCGGCCCGGGCCGCGCCGTCCGCGTGGCCTTCCACGACCCCTGCTATCTGGGCCGCCACAACGGCGAATTCAAGGCCCCGCGCAAGGCCCTCCAGGCCACGCCGGGGGTGGAGCTGATCGAGCTGCCCCGCGCCCGCAAAAACGCCCTGTGTTGCGGCGGCGGCGGCGGCAACTTCTTCACCGACATCGTCGGCGCGGGGCCCGGCGCGCCGGCCCGCGAACGGGTGCGCGAGGCCGTGGCCAGCGGCGCGGAAGTGCTGGCCGTGGCCTGCCCCAACTGCTTGAAAATGCTCTCCGACGCCGTCAAGGCCGAAAACCTCGACGAGCGCCTGGCGGTCAAGGACTTGGCCGAGTTGGCCCTGGGACGCTGA
- a CDS encoding FAD-binding oxidoreductase: MRQFIEQLKRIVGEAFVSDAAEERFIYSRDQGTMPPSDPDVVAMPADAAQIQAIVRLAGQHKVPVVPMGGGLVLSGLTRPLKGGLVLDLKRMNRVLEVNALCRYAVVEAGCSEGMLQAYLKKHHPDLKHSMPDAPPIATVGGNMLIHGSGHMSAWAGYHTDQLGGLEVVLPDGELARLGTCAVSPEWFGRAPLPDLAGLFLGWAGATGVVTKLAIKLFPRRPFNDVRIFVCEDAELGAQVINKLTGVGVIEDMTAWMTPVPAWANGLINFNAVYSANSKEELTWKRELLSAAVGDLIKQRVGGFMMLPPPMKKNFMEEPASNLAKFADVKKGGGFEYVGAIMPIDRFAQAYRTGLEVAERHDVAYSLGCRVIGQGHAMMFFYAYAFNRADQADIARAQAALEETNLAALDMGGIPWKAEAPAQKQIMARMDPGALALMGRVRAMLDPAGIMNPGNWEAM; the protein is encoded by the coding sequence ATGCGGCAATTCATCGAGCAATTGAAACGGATCGTCGGCGAGGCCTTTGTCTCCGACGCGGCCGAGGAGCGCTTCATCTATTCCCGCGACCAGGGCACCATGCCGCCCTCGGACCCCGACGTGGTGGCCATGCCCGCCGACGCGGCCCAAATCCAGGCCATCGTGCGCCTGGCCGGCCAACATAAAGTGCCGGTGGTGCCCATGGGCGGGGGGCTGGTGCTTTCCGGCCTGACCAGGCCGCTCAAGGGCGGGCTGGTCTTGGATCTCAAGCGCATGAACCGTGTCCTGGAGGTCAACGCCCTCTGCCGTTACGCCGTGGTCGAGGCCGGCTGTTCCGAGGGCATGCTCCAGGCCTATCTCAAAAAGCATCATCCCGACCTCAAGCACTCCATGCCCGACGCCCCGCCCATCGCCACCGTCGGCGGCAACATGCTCATCCACGGCTCGGGCCACATGTCGGCCTGGGCTGGCTATCACACCGATCAACTGGGCGGCCTGGAAGTGGTGCTGCCCGACGGCGAACTGGCCCGCCTGGGCACCTGCGCCGTCTCGCCGGAGTGGTTCGGCCGGGCCCCCCTGCCCGATCTGGCCGGGCTGTTCCTGGGCTGGGCCGGCGCCACCGGCGTGGTGACCAAGCTGGCCATCAAGTTGTTCCCCCGCCGGCCGTTCAACGACGTGCGCATCTTTGTCTGCGAGGACGCCGAGTTGGGGGCCCAGGTGATCAACAAGCTCACCGGCGTGGGCGTGATCGAGGACATGACCGCCTGGATGACCCCCGTGCCGGCTTGGGCCAATGGCCTGATCAACTTCAACGCCGTTTATTCGGCCAACAGCAAGGAAGAACTGACCTGGAAGCGCGAACTGCTCAGCGCGGCCGTCGGCGACCTCATCAAACAGCGGGTGGGCGGCTTCATGATGCTGCCGCCGCCGATGAAGAAAAACTTCATGGAAGAGCCGGCCAGTAACCTGGCCAAGTTCGCCGACGTCAAAAAAGGCGGCGGTTTTGAATACGTCGGGGCGATCATGCCCATCGACCGCTTCGCCCAGGCCTATCGCACCGGACTGGAGGTGGCCGAGCGCCACGATGTGGCCTATTCGCTGGGCTGTCGGGTCATCGGCCAGGGCCACGCCATGATGTTCTTCTACGCCTACGCCTTCAACCGGGCCGACCAGGCCGACATCGCGCGGGCCCAGGCCGCCCTGGAGGAGACCAACCTGGCGGCCCTGGACATGGGCGGCATCCCCTGGAAGGCCGAGGCGCCGGCCCAGAAACAGATCATGGCGCGCATGGATCCGGGCGCGCTGGCCCTGATGGGCCGCGTGCGGGCCATGCTCGATCCGGCCGGGATCATGAATCCGGGCAACTGGGAGGCTATGTGA